The DNA window CACGTCGTCGTCGATGCGGTCCGGATCCCAGGGCACATCGTCACTGTCGGCGGCCTCGGTCCCGAGATCGTGGGCGATCGCGGCGAGGCGGGCGTCGTAGCGCTCCTGCCGCCGCCACCCGTCGATCGCCTTGCGCTTGGCGACCGTCGTCAGCCACGCACCCGGGTTGGCCGGGACCCCGGTCTCCGGCCACTGGGCCAACGCGTCCGCCAGGGCCTCCTGGGCGAGGTCCTCGGCACGACCGAAATCGCCGACCGTCCGGGTGAGGGTCGCGACGATGCGGGCCGACTCGATCCGCCACACCGCCGCGACGGAGCGCCGCACCGACTCCGACCGGTCCGGGCCGCGCTCCGTCGGGGTCCGTGCCATCGGCTCAGGCCTTGCGACCCTCGAGCTCGTCGCGCCAGCCCTCTTCCTTCTGGATCCACTCGTTGTCCTGCGGGAAGTCCTCGACGCCGGTCACCCGGCGCACCTCGAGCTTCGTGCCGGGCCCGAGCGGCGCGCGCTTGGCCCATTCGGCGGCCTCCTCCTTGGACGCGACCTCGAGGATCCAGAAGCCGTTGAACAGTTCCTTGGTCTCCCCGTAAGGACCGTCGGTGACGAGCGGTGTCTCGCTGGAGAAGTCGACGACGAAGCCCTCGTCGGCATCCGAGAGCCCCTCACCCGCGAGCAGTACGCCGGCCTTCATCATGGCCTCGTTGTACTTGCCCATGTCCTCGATGATCTGCTCGAACGGGATGTCCTTCGATGCCTCGATCGCCTCGTCGGTGACGCGCATGATCAGCATGTACTTCATCGGTTCCGCTCCTTCGTCCGGGTCGCCAACCGACCCTCTCATCGACGACGTCGAACGGGAAGACGGCGGATCGACACGTCGGAGAAAATTCTTTCCGGAACTCGATCGGACCGGGGTGAGGTACATCGGTTCGGTCCGCGCCACCGCGGGGAAGATCCGCGCCGCCCGCCCTGTTGTCCCAGGCATGGACGACGTTGATCATCGAGCCCGGATCACCGAGGAACGCGCGGACGCCGAGCGTCGCGCCGCGGCCCTGACCCGCCGGTTCGGCGAGATCGTCGAGGGGTCGGAATTCACCACCGACGACGACGAGCACGATCCGGAAGGGTCGACCATCGCGTTCGAACGGGCACAGGTCTCGGCGCTGCTGGCCTCCGCGCGGCACGAGATCGAGGAGCTGGACGCTGCGCTGGGCCGACTCGAGACCGGCTCGTACGGCGTCTGCATCCACTGCGGACGCGCCATCGCCGGGCCCCGACTGGACGCGCTGCCCGCGACCCGCACGTGCATCGACTGCTCGTCCCGCTGACCGATCACGATCTCGTTCGGTACTGGGCATCGTCGGAGTGACGTGGCACGATCACGTCCGTGACCAGCAGACCCGCGGCAACGCCCAACCTGGCCGACCTCGCGCGCCTGCGTCGCGTCCGCGACCGGATCGACCGAGAGTACGCGCAGCCGCTGGACGTCGAGGCGCTCGCGCGCGGGGTGCACATGTCGGCCGGGCACCTCAGCCGCCAGTTCCGGCTCGCGTACGGCGAGGCCCCCTATTCGTATCTGATGACCCGGCGGATCGAGCGTGCGATGGCGCTGCTCCGTCGTGGCGACCTGAGTGTCACCGAGGTCTGCTTCGAGGTGGGCTGCTCGTCCCTCGGCACGTTCAGCACCAGGTTCACCGAACTGGTCGGTGTGCCGCCCAGCGTCTACCGGCAGGAGGCCACGGGGGCGACCGCCGGGATGCCGTCGTGCGTGGCGAAGCAGGTGACCCGACCGATCAGAAATAGAGAAGCGTCGGCTTCGAGCCGCATCTAGCGTGGGGTCACAGCGCTCACCTGCACACACGCCCCCGCTCGACAGATGGAGACACCATGAGCTCGAACACCCTGCACGCCGCCGACAGCCACGACCTCATCCGCGTGCACGGCGCCCGCGAGAACAATCTCAAGGACGTCAGCGTCGAGATTCCCAAGCGGCGGCTCACGGTGTTCACGGGTGTCTCCGGGTCGGGCAAGAGCTCGCTGGTGTTCAGCACGATCGCCGCCGAATCACAGCGGATGATCAACGAGACCTACAGCGCCTTCGTGCAGGGCTTCATGCCGACGCTGGCACGCCCGGACGTCGACGTCCTCGAAGGCCTGACGACGGCCATCATCGTCGACCAGGAGCGGATGGGTGCCAACCCGCGGTCGACGGTGGGTACCGCGACCGACGCCAACGCGATGCTGCGCATCCTGTTCAGTCGCCTCGGCAGGCCGCACATCGGTTCGCCGCAGGCGTTCTCGTTCAACGTCGCGTCCATCAGCGGTGCCGGCGGCGTCACCGTCGAGAAGGCGGGCCGCACGGTCAAGGAACGGCGCAGTTTCAGTGTCACCGGTGGCATGTGTCCCCGCTGCGAGGGCATGGGCAAGGTCTCCGACTTCGACCTGACCGCGCTCTACGACGACAGCAAGTCCCTCAACGAGGGTGCACTGACGATCCCGGGCTACAGCATGGACGGCTGGTACGGCCGCATCTTCCGCGGCTGCGGGTTCTTCGACCCGGACAAGCCGATCGCCGAGTTCACCAAGAAGCAGCTGAACGATCTGCTCTACAAGGAGCCCACCAAGGTCAAGGTCGACGGCGTCAACGTCACCTACGAGGGCCTGATCCCGAAGATCCAGAAGTCGTTCCTGTCCAAGGATCGTGAGGCCATGCAGCCGCACATCCGGGCGTTCGTCGACCGCGCGATCACGTTCCAGACCTGCCCCGAGTGCGAGGGCACACGCCTGAGCGCCGAGGCACGGTCGTCGAAGATCGACGGCGTCAGCATCGCCGACGTCTGCGCCATGCAGATCAGCGATCTCGCCGATTGGGTACGCGCACTGGACGAACCGTCCGCCGCCCCGTTGCTGAAATCGCTGGGCGAGACTCTCGACTCGTTCGTCGAGATCGGCCTGGGCTACCTCAGCCTCGACCGCCCGGCAGGTACCCTCTCCGGCGGAGAGGCGCAGCGCACCAAGCTGATCCGGCACCTCGGGTCGTCGCTCACGGATGTCACGTACGTGTTCGACGAGCCGACGATCGGCCTTCACCCGCACGACATCGCGCGCATGAACGATCTCCTGTTGCAGCTGCGGGACAAGGGCAACACCGTGCTGGTGGTCGAGCACAAGCCGGAGGCCATCGCGATCGCCGACCACGTCGTCGACCTCGGGCCGCGCGCCGGTACCGAGGGCGGCGAGATCGTCTTCGAGGGCAGCGTGGACGAATTGCGTGCGAGTGGGACGCTCACCGGCAAGCACCTCGACGACCGTGCCGCGCTCAAGTCGTCGGTGCGAGAGTCGTCGAACGCCTTGGAGATCCGCGGCGCCGCCACCCACAACCTGCGCGATGTCGACGTCGACATCCCGCTGGGCGTCCTGGTCGTGGTGACCGGTGTCGCCGGGTCCGGCAAGAGTTCGCTGATCGCCGGGTCGGTGGCCCGTCGGGACGGTGTGGTGTCGATCGACCAGGGCGCGATCAAGGGTTCGCGGCGCAGCAACCCGGCCACCTACACCGGGCTGCTCGAGCCGATCCGGAAGGCGTTCGCAAAGGCCAACGGCGTCAAGCCCGGGCTGTTCAGCGCCAACTCGGAAGGGGCGTGCCCCAACTGCAACGGCGCCGGCGTCGTGTACTCCGACCTGGCGATGATGGCGGGCGTCTCCGCGCCCTGCGAGGTGTGCGAGGGCAAGCGCTTCCAGGCCGAGGTCCTCGACTACACGTTCGGCGGCAAGGACATCAGCGAAGTGCTGACGATGTCGGTGGCTCAGGCCGAGGAGTTCTTCGGCTCCGGTGACGCGAAACTGCCCGCGGCACACAAGATCCTCACCCGCCTCGCCGACGTCGGACTGGGCTACGTGAAGATCGGTCAGCCGCTCACCACGCTGTCCGGCGGTGAGCGTCAACGCCTCAAGCTGGCCACGCACATGGGCGAGAAGGGCGATGTCTACATCCTCGACGAGCCCACCACCGGCCTACACCTGGCCGACGTCGAGAACCTTCTCGGTTTGCTCGACCGACTGGTCGACTCCGGCAAGTCCGTGATCGTCATCGAACACCACCAGGCCGTGATGGCACACGCGGACTGGATCATCGACCTCGGTCCGGGCGCCGGACACGACGGCGGGCGGATCGTCTTCGAGGGCACACCGCGGGCTCTCGTCGAGGCACGCTCCACGCTCACCGCCAAGCACCTGGCCGAGTACGTCGGCGCCTGAGCGAACCCGTAGAGGAGATCGTCGTGGCCACTGGTTCGACACCCGAGGCGACCGTCGGTGAGGTGCAGGCCGAACTCACGGCCCTCGAGGATCCCAAGATCCGCGCCGTGAACGAGCGGCACGGCGACGACCACGGTGTGAACCTCACCAAGCTGCGGGCGCTGGCCAAGCGGCTCCGGACCCAGCCCGAGCTCGCCCGCCAGCTGTGGGCGACCGGTGACACCGCATCCCGCCTCGTCGCGATCCTCGTCAGCCGACCCAAGGCGTACAGCGAGTCCGAGTTGGACACCATGCTCCGCGAGGCGCGAGTGCCGAAGGTGCACGACTGGCTGCTCGGTTACGTCGTCAAGAAGAGCCCGCACGTCGAGGCCCTGCGCACCGCGTGGTTCGACGATCCCGACCCCGTCGTCGCGAGCGCCGGCTGGGCGCTCACCAGCGACCGCGTGGCGAAGTCGCCCGACGGGCTCGATCCGTCCGGCCTCCTCGATGTCATCGAGACCGACATGAAGGACGCACCGGACCGGCTGCAGTGGGCGATGAACGCGTGCCTCGCCACCATCGGCATCCACCATCCCCGGTACCGGAGCCGGGCGATCGAGATCGGGGAACGCCTGGAGGTTCTGAAGGACTACCCGACCCCACCCAACTGCACCTCGCCCTACGCGCCCATCTGGATCGACGAGATCGTGCGGCGGCAAACCAGTCGGTAGCCCGTCTCGGCTCCCTCCGACGTCCTCGGAGCGGCGGACGGGCGACTGCCCGGTCGACGGGTAGCGTCCGGGAGCGCCGATGATCTCGACAGTTCCGACGGGGAGGGGGACGCGTGCGGTTCGCGTTGGAGGATGTGACGGCCACCGTGCCTACCGAGCAGATCGACGAGACCCGGCAGTTCTACCGGTCGCGGCCGTCGGGCCGCGGTCCCGCCGGCCGCGAGGAGCTGATGGAGGCACGGGCGGCGACGCCCCCTCCCGCACCCGCCGAGCCACCAGCCACCGAGGAGGTGGCCGACGGCACGGGAAGCGCGGTGCCGCTACGGATCTTCACGCCCAGCAGCGGCCGGGTGCGAGGCGTGTACCTGGACATCCACGGTGGCGGCTTCTACATGGGCACCGCGGCGGCGGACGACGTCCGCAATCGTGCGCTCGCAGAGGATCTCGAGCTGGTTGTGGTCAGCCCGGACTACCGGCTGGCACCCGAGCACCCGTGGCCGGCCGCACCCGACGACTGCGAGGCGGCCGCGCGTTGGTTGCTCGACCACGCCGAGACCCGCTTCGGCACGTCCCGACTGGCCATCGGGGGACGGTCGGCGGGAGCCACGCTCGCGGCGGCCACACTGCTCCGGCTGCGAGACCGCGACATGGGGCACGGTTTCGTCTGTGCCGTCCTGCAGTTCGGCACGTACGACGTGAGTGCGCAGACTCCACCCGGACGGCGGATCGCCGACGAGTACTTCATCCAGGCGTACGTCGGCCACGTGGAGGACCGCACCGACCCGGACATCTCCCCGATCTACGCCGACCTCCACGGCCTGCCGCCGGCGCTGCTGGTCGTCGGGAGCGAGGACGTGCTGCTGGAGGACAACCTGGCGATGGCCGCGCGGCTCTCGGCGGCGGGCAACGACGTCGAGCTCCGGATCTACCCCGCGTCGCCCCACGGCTTCACCGGGCACCCCACGGCCATCGCGCGGACCGCCCGCGACGGGATCGGTTCGTGGCTGCGACGTCGGCTCGTGCAGCAACCGTAGGGCGCAGCGGCACCGCAGCAGTCCCCGACACTCTCGCCGCGTGGGGTTCGTGGTGCACCCGTGTCCGCCGCGCACTACTGCGGCGCCTCACGTTCTCGGTCGACCAGATTCAGTTGTCTGTCGAGCAGGGGCCCCACCACCGAGAGTCCCTCGGGACCGGTCATGTGCTCGTGCCGGACGGGGACCGGGTACTCGTGCACGTCACCGGAGTTGTATCTTCTCCATCCCGCCACCCCGGCCTCGCGGTCCGCACCGCCGTCACCGGCCGGATCCGCCGCCGCACTGAAGTAGGTGACCACCGGGCCCTCGAGGAGCGACGGCCGATGTGCGCGAGCAGCATGCGCGAGATCGCGGTACTCCCGGTAGAGGGTCTCGAGGTGATCAGGAGTGAGGGATGCGAAGAGGCCGCCCTTCGCACGCAGCAGCGCTGCCGCCTGCTCGGCCGTGATGTCCGAGTTCCCGTCTCCGACCACCTCCACCCCACCGAACTCCCCGAGCAGCTCGGCGACCGAGGGCATCTCGTCATCGACATCGGAATCGGACGGCAGACGGGTGTCCATCAGGGAGAGGGTGCGTACGTCGTCACCCTCTCGACGGAGCTGGACCGCCATCGCATGCGCGATCTGGCCGCCGACCGAATAGCCGAGCAGGTGATAGGGCCCACGGGGCTGCACCGAGCGAATCTCGTGCACGTAGCGATGCGCGATCTCGTCGAGCGATCCGACCCGGACGTCCGGATCGGTCAGGGCGGGCGAGTTGATTCCGTAGATCGGCCGGTCGTCGTCGACGAACTGCACCAAGCCACTGAAGCACCACGCGAGGCCGATGGCAGGATGTATGCAGAACAACGGAACTCGGCTGCCCGTGGCACGCAGCGGCAGCAGCACCGCGACCGCAGAGCCGGTGACGTCGTCGTCGACGGCGTCGGCCTCGTGCATCTCGATCCGGTGTGCCAGCGCCGCGGGAGTCGAGTGCGCGAAGATCCATTCGACCGGCACCTCCGTGGAGGTCGATTCTCGTAGCCGCGCGGCAACACCGGTGGCCGTCAACGAATTACCGCCGAGGGAGAAGAAGTTGTCGTCCGCACCGACCCGCTCGAGACCGAGTTGGGCCGCGAAGGCCGCCGCCACCACGGATTCGCAGCCGTCCTTCGGCGCTCGGAACTCGTTCCGGCCCGCCGAGAAATCCGGCGCCGGCAACGCCCCACGATCGACCTTCCCATTCGGCGACACCGGCACCCCGTCCACCACCACCACCGCCGCCGGCACCATATGCGGAGCCAACCGCTCCCCCGCGAACGCCAACACCCCCCGCACATCCACCTCCACCCCACGCTCCGGCACCACGTACCCCACCAACCGACCACCGCCGTCCCCACACACCGCCGCCACCGCACGCGCCACCCCCGCACACGCCGACAACACCGACTCCACCTCCCCCAACTCCACCCGAAACCCACGAACCTTCACCTGCAGATCCGAACGACCCACATACTCGAGCGCCAACCCCCCACCACGCACCCGCACCCACCGCACCACATCCCCCGTCCGATACATCCGCCCACCGAGCCCACCGAACGGATCCGCCACAAACCGAGTGGCCGTCAACCCCGCCCGATTCCGATAACCTCGCGCCACACCCCCACCCACCACATACAACTCCCCCGCCACCCCCACCGGAACCGGCCGCAACCAACCATCGAGCACCAACTCCCCCACCCCACGAACCGGACCACCCACCGTGACCCGATCCCCCGGCACCAAACGCGCACTGACGTTCGTCTGGATCGTCGCTTCCGCCGAACCGTACGTGTTGAACATCCGTCTGCCGAACGCCCACCGAGTCACCAACTCCGGAGGACACGGCTCGCCACCGACCACGATGGTCCGGAGATCGTCGAGCCCCGTCGGGTCCACGGTTGCCAACAGTGCCGGCGTCAACACAAGGTGAGTTACCCGCTCCCGCCGCAGGATCCGCCCCATCTCCGCGCCGCCGAACACCGTGGGCGGCACCACGACCAGCCGCCCACCGAACCCGAACGCCCACAACTGTTCGAGCACCGCGGCGTCGAAGCTCGGCGACGACACGTGCAGCACCCGCGCATCCTGGCCCAGCCGGAATCGAACACCTTGCTCCACCAGAAGATTCGCCAGTCCCCGATGTGTCACCACCACACCCTTCGGAACCCCCGTCGACCCCGACGTGTAGATCACATACACCGGATGATCCGGCCGCAACACCGCCGTCCGCTCACCATCGGTCACCGGACCGGCCGACAACCCCGCCACCTCCGCCACCACCGACACCTCGTCGAGCACCACCCACGGCACCGCCTGCGGCAACTCCCCCGACGACACCCCCACCGACAACCCCAACACCGCACCCGAATCCACCAACATGTGCTCGAGCCGAGCAGACGGATACCCCGGATCCAACGGCACGAACGCCGCACCCGACTTGGCCACAGCCCACACCGCCAGAACCGACTCCAACGACCGCCGCAACCCCACCGCCACACACGACTCCGGCCCCACACCCCGACCGATCAACAACCGCGCCAACCGATTCGAACGCGCATCCAACTCCCCATACGTCCAACACCGATCACCACACACCACCGCCACCGCACCCGGATCCACACCCACCGACGCCCCCAACAACACCGGCAGCGTCACCG is part of the Rhodococcus sp. SGAir0479 genome and encodes:
- a CDS encoding YciI family protein, coding for MKYMLIMRVTDEAIEASKDIPFEQIIEDMGKYNEAMMKAGVLLAGEGLSDADEGFVVDFSSETPLVTDGPYGETKELFNGFWILEVASKEEAAEWAKRAPLGPGTKLEVRRVTGVEDFPQDNEWIQKEEGWRDELEGRKA
- a CDS encoding TraR/DksA family transcriptional regulator; its protein translation is MDDVDHRARITEERADAERRAAALTRRFGEIVEGSEFTTDDDEHDPEGSTIAFERAQVSALLASARHEIEELDAALGRLETGSYGVCIHCGRAIAGPRLDALPATRTCIDCSSR
- a CDS encoding helix-turn-helix transcriptional regulator, translating into MTSRPAATPNLADLARLRRVRDRIDREYAQPLDVEALARGVHMSAGHLSRQFRLAYGEAPYSYLMTRRIERAMALLRRGDLSVTEVCFEVGCSSLGTFSTRFTELVGVPPSVYRQEATGATAGMPSCVAKQVTRPIRNREASASSRI
- a CDS encoding ATP-binding cassette domain-containing protein, whose product is MSSNTLHAADSHDLIRVHGARENNLKDVSVEIPKRRLTVFTGVSGSGKSSLVFSTIAAESQRMINETYSAFVQGFMPTLARPDVDVLEGLTTAIIVDQERMGANPRSTVGTATDANAMLRILFSRLGRPHIGSPQAFSFNVASISGAGGVTVEKAGRTVKERRSFSVTGGMCPRCEGMGKVSDFDLTALYDDSKSLNEGALTIPGYSMDGWYGRIFRGCGFFDPDKPIAEFTKKQLNDLLYKEPTKVKVDGVNVTYEGLIPKIQKSFLSKDREAMQPHIRAFVDRAITFQTCPECEGTRLSAEARSSKIDGVSIADVCAMQISDLADWVRALDEPSAAPLLKSLGETLDSFVEIGLGYLSLDRPAGTLSGGEAQRTKLIRHLGSSLTDVTYVFDEPTIGLHPHDIARMNDLLLQLRDKGNTVLVVEHKPEAIAIADHVVDLGPRAGTEGGEIVFEGSVDELRASGTLTGKHLDDRAALKSSVRESSNALEIRGAATHNLRDVDVDIPLGVLVVVTGVAGSGKSSLIAGSVARRDGVVSIDQGAIKGSRRSNPATYTGLLEPIRKAFAKANGVKPGLFSANSEGACPNCNGAGVVYSDLAMMAGVSAPCEVCEGKRFQAEVLDYTFGGKDISEVLTMSVAQAEEFFGSGDAKLPAAHKILTRLADVGLGYVKIGQPLTTLSGGERQRLKLATHMGEKGDVYILDEPTTGLHLADVENLLGLLDRLVDSGKSVIVIEHHQAVMAHADWIIDLGPGAGHDGGRIVFEGTPRALVEARSTLTAKHLAEYVGA
- a CDS encoding DNA alkylation repair protein; this encodes MATGSTPEATVGEVQAELTALEDPKIRAVNERHGDDHGVNLTKLRALAKRLRTQPELARQLWATGDTASRLVAILVSRPKAYSESELDTMLREARVPKVHDWLLGYVVKKSPHVEALRTAWFDDPDPVVASAGWALTSDRVAKSPDGLDPSGLLDVIETDMKDAPDRLQWAMNACLATIGIHHPRYRSRAIEIGERLEVLKDYPTPPNCTSPYAPIWIDEIVRRQTSR
- a CDS encoding alpha/beta hydrolase, yielding MRFALEDVTATVPTEQIDETRQFYRSRPSGRGPAGREELMEARAATPPPAPAEPPATEEVADGTGSAVPLRIFTPSSGRVRGVYLDIHGGGFYMGTAAADDVRNRALAEDLELVVVSPDYRLAPEHPWPAAPDDCEAAARWLLDHAETRFGTSRLAIGGRSAGATLAAATLLRLRDRDMGHGFVCAVLQFGTYDVSAQTPPGRRIADEYFIQAYVGHVEDRTDPDISPIYADLHGLPPALLVVGSEDVLLEDNLAMAARLSAAGNDVELRIYPASPHGFTGHPTAIARTARDGIGSWLRRRLVQQP